The sequence TTATCAATGAATTAATGAAATGAAATGTTCTTATCTCCCAAATATTGTCTGCTTCCTCTTCCCCTCCTCAATTTCGTCCAATTCTCCTTCTAACCCTCTAATTCTTCTTCCCCTTATTCAATTATCTTTATCCTTAGAGATCAGTCATGTTTTTGAGCACCAATCGTATTGTAGATCActacaactgatcacaagtaagtaccataaataagtggtaaccgatcctagtacttagttaacaatgttttggaaactaatgtgactgatcctagtagccacttggaggtagaatcgaaacttattttggtagaaccgttaaacccatgaatggtgattgaatgtttttgatcaatcacatagttcttggaaatcagatgaaccaattctaaactcgtttggaagtgtggaaaatcggttccaagattgtaaatatgaaaaaggatttacaaagtaaagatgtcggcatactttgaacatgtgcagtaactcttatcttttattgttcaaagatattccttaataactaaaggagaatctcggatcgaaataaattgagaatcttttaattaaggtttttagttttatatgcttttaatttccagcaattaaaatgcatatctttagaaaataaaaattagtaatgtgcatttattaattggagattttctactgagatttcggtcaatatttggacaaagcatttcctagaattatggaaaccgaatttggaaatatattgcatatcttgagaatattttcaactttggaaattccttggtgtccgaacttccttggtctataaatattgaagtttgcatttcaagcaaactaatcctcagagccagcaaaactacctagttgtgttgttactggtggagccgtctattcggagaggaaaataccctaattaggcgaaatctcttacgaccgctcgttttaaagacttctttgggattgggaagctctacgagtaccgttggtggtaaactagataattgcagtttattattagttttcgattgatttgattgaataatggttgttgaactttgattgcacctagtttgtttatgcttgagaatcttctcttatgatataagattcactcaaactagatcgaagtttcgacggggatatttagactatTTGAAGATCTAatgacgtcttgtgataatccattgttaacagactctgttctctgtgtgattgattacaagagattcaagttgattgtgtgcaggtgtttattgaagatctaagaagatttgaagacgaagaagatttctgatttgagttcataatctttcgtgtgcacaaaacttgatcggctggggatccaactataatcggtttatctttgtgataaccttgattgattagttgagtagatcagcatcaatacgtttctttgtgattcaaagtattgattgcaaagtcttgaaaattactttggtagttgttattggatagatataagaacctgacaaatgagtttattaggataaacggaagagccttttgtcaaactcatatcacttgtttgaaaaaagttgttaccgaacagatttgttgttcctttactgtttggaatacgaaccaaaggaattgttccaagtgcgtgacttattgcaagttggaggcgcagggagacagacgtaactaggtgaactataggtttagttgcttggtctcaactatacgaagttggtttagattttgtataacggcttgatcctgagagtattcaattctggacaaggtcccggagtttttctgcatttgcggtttcctcgttaacaaaatcttgttgtgtcttttactttttatttccgcaattataattgtttttattataattagaagtaaaatacacaaacgttaattctattTACTTTATAgcaattctattgtgtttggttaagtctgaacctattatcaagtaaacatactttgttgttgtattgtctcgatcttgtatccatagtcaatcacacaagttatcttgttgtcgtattgtctcgatctagtatccatagacgatcacatgaagtgtgaaccgattagttggattgtctcgactcagtccatagacaatcactttcggagaaaggacttataggtggaaaagttttagattgaggtatattttggtaccctcgtcttttcaggttaaatatctaagttatttgtgaagccgatatttataaaatatcgtatgtatttgatgcatgtaaaacatcgcttttaagaaagcagctcaaaataatcgatgctcataaagcatcgttgtataaagctAGCTTAAATCAGTCGCGGAGATTAATATCTTAAAAGGAGCACGACCATCCATTTTCGGGAAGCTATCAGGAGCCATTCACGTGCGCCAAGGGTAGGCCggtcggtccttataggagagtgaCGGCTGACGATCACGGCAATatcttattggtcgcctaaaattagatctaggtcGGTAAATTCGGATAGCGATGTTGGatggccgagatgatttgcgacagttaatGGTTGTTGAATTTATTAAAATTCCTAAATGCAGAGCGATTAGCCACTTTTGGGCGACCGTTTGGGGGCCTTATAGGCAAGGTGCGGCTTATGGAAGGGGGGTGGACGGTgatcatggccacatcttgttggccgCCTAAAATAGGAGTTATGCCTGCCGATTCGACTGGCGAAGTTGGgtggccgagatgatttgcggcagttaatggctcccgttgattcaatttaggttttaaaaatctgtgtggccaacctattttgggcTAACGGTTTTTGGTGTTAGCCGCGCGCTGGGAGTTGTTCGACCGGCCATCACAATATCCGGGCCGCTAGTGAGCGTATCCGCACCTTTCccgttgattgagattgaattTAGGCCGGTCAATTAGGCTGTCAAAGTTGGGCGACCAAGATCACTTTGTGGAAGCAATATACTTATGctaatataaattagggttttataactCACGCGACCAACTGTTTTGGGTAATCGTTTGATGGCTCCGCTTGCGAGTGGGAAGGATTTCGATTGGCCTAAGCACTAGTTGGCTCGCAGGTGCACATGATGGTACTTGTCCGACCGTGTTAGGAGGTGGCTAGACTTGATAAATCGACTGGCCAAAACGtacggccgtgatcgttttaagactgacatgggcagtctaTATTAGATTCCCTAAGGAATTAGGTGTGtggaccaaccaacttccaactttatttcaaagtgcgtgtggcgcatttaaagcgatctgattggtcgatgggaaaaggGGCCAGCAGGCAATAATATGGGGCGTGGCCGTCCATCCAAGTGGTGTGGCcgcgcctccttttgttgctgatTTTATTTGCCGATGTTTCTCTTACTTCTTGTTTTCTACTTTGGTATGATTTTGCTTTTACTAGTCCAtggtggatcaatttcctagattgcttaggtttagtttcgaccaatagggttcaaaatatcgcgcagggcgcaaaaaacctaatttttgcaaataggTAAAATTAAGTTAGAAAATTGAATTTCGTGGGCTGACACAAAATCAAACAATTTTCGATAAATTATCTATGTGTTAGAACAAAAacctctttatcagagagtgatGCAATTTGCGTGTTCTTGAGTATTTTATGCGGAtcttaatactgacacttcgggaaattcatgctactccgctgcgagtgaacaataattgtcatgtcatgccaatattaagagttcagctggggaagaTAGCATAAGAAAATACTCGACAGGCTGTACATTATTGAATAATGCAAGCGGGAGtttaataaatttacaaaatatttGGAATTGTTACTACGTGCACCATTCTGGatgaatttcatataaatatactgaattgcccAATACATATGTAAATAAAGAGGCCtaggcactcattacttttaatgGCTCTATTTATTTGCAAAATTacaacacattaaatacagggtttcacaattttagccctgaactaaaaaccaccatcaacattaagtcccctgcttagtacgtaacagtgacattgttgcggggtaagcactagatggtgacaaataaagataaaacttatgaggcaaAGTAGACAGATGTTACCAGTATAGAGGCCGACTAGGTCTTTGAGCAAGACATGTTTAAAGAAGTATCAAAGCACGCAGTGATCGTCCTCCTAGCATACGTCAATCGTCTCCAGGTAGATAAGAATCTAATCGGTTGATATCCCGCATCCGAGGCCTTTATACATGGCGGGTAGAGAGTCATTTCTTTTCTCGGATGTTGCCGATTTGCGGAGTATAAAAGGGAGCACTTGAGCCTTTCTTTTCATACCGATCATCACAGAGTTGCACTCTTCTTCGTTCCAGGAATTGCTTCGTATTCTCGTGTAGTTTTTTTTTACCATGTCGGTTGTTGATATAACCATAACGCTTTTCTGCACTATATGACGGGAACTCCTGGTGATGATTATTCTTCTGATTCTCCAGAGAAGAGTTTTGAAGTCGACAAATCCAGGGTTACCGTGTTCGAGGAGGTATTAGCTAAAATAGATCCTTCGTTTCGTGAAGCTGGTCGTGCCATACAGGGTATGCCTCTCGCACATTTGCGTATCGTTCGGGAGAGAGTTCAAGATTTCCTGGCTTCGGTCAGCATGGAAGAAAAGTGGAGGAGCGATGAAGCGTCCCAGCCAACGAGTGCCAGAGCTGAAAGATTCGCGGCTCGTCTAAAGAGACGAAGGATTGAGCATAAGCAGCCTCCAATTGAAAATAAACATGATTACCCTATTCGTAACGACGTCATAATTCTCGAATCTGACGTGGACGAACCGGAACATCCTCAAAAGGCTGTTGGAGCAGTTTCTGAAAAGGATGTCGGGGCATCTTCCAAAGAGTGTATAGGAGGAGCGGcatctggagaagatgttgaagcgGACTCCGAAGTGAATGTTGGTGCAGCTTCCAAGGAAgatgttgaagcgacttctggatAGAATGTTGAAGCGGTTGCTAAGAAAGATGCCGAAGCATCTTCTGAAAGAGAGGTCGAGGCGGTTTCTGGAGAGGATATGGGAGCGGCTTGTGAataagatgttgaagcagcttccaatGAGGACTCCAGTGAAGGCGCCATTGATCCTTGTGTTAATGCTGATAACTAGATTTCCCACTTTGTTATTTCCCTTCATAGATGAGCatcttttcgtagcttgtagaCGTTTTTTGGTATTCAGTGGTTTTTGTTTATGTGACTGGAGCCTGGACTTTATCAAATAATAGTTCTTTATTCGTGCTGCTTTCATAACTTTATGTTTCCAGTTGGATGAGTGAATGAAACCTCCCGataagaaatccaaattcttagaaagatTGCGGTATCTTGAAACTTTAGATGTAGCACTCTCCGGTAGGGTTAAAATAGAATCTCCCCATTCTATCGAGGCGATGTGGCCGATGGGAAGGCGACACACATAAGTGGTGATGTGCTTTCCTTTCATTTGACCGGATACCGCTTCCATGATGATATTTATTACATGTAACCCTAAAAAGAACAGCTTGAAGTAGAGGATGCAATGATGAAAATTGAGGATTCGTCCACGAACCTGTAACTTCCATTTGATATTACCCTTGTATATCACATATGTTGTGCTTCCGTGAACAAGAAATCCAAGAGTCGTATTTGTTAGGTGTGGAGGCTTTATCTCCAATTAATAGCGCGTGTGACGTGATTGGACACGTCTGGAGAAGTAGTTGCAATCCGGGAGTACCACGTGCGCTAGCTCGCTGCTTCCTGATTCCGTGAGGTGGTGATTGAGAGGTTGTTTCGTCGTTGAAGCATGCTGCACTTCAGGGTACAAAGGACGCTTGCCCTAAAAATTATGTACTGGATGCTTCATGATTTCCTTTGGTCACCTTgctctttcttttcctttatgTATTCTCCTTTTCGGTATTTTTGAAAGATATGAGATGTCTCTTTCATGGTTTTATTTTTCGGGTTTCAAATCAATCCGTAATGATTTTATGAGGGTTTGGGTTTACTCGAGACCTTGCCTTGAGATGATTCAGGAGTAAAGAGATTTCTAAAAGGGAAATGATATTTCGAGTAACTGataaactgaaaccctaattatgaatgcaagcagtgcaatcatttttgaggaattacaaatattgtatTAAAAGGAAAATTGCTAGAGGAAACACTAAAAGGAATGTTGGAGGAAAGGGCGGCGTGACatcttaggtattgaagggtttgagccaccggGTGTGTATTACTACACCTTCTAGCTTGtctgcattgatgagcttgcaataacctcccaaaataacttctgcCACTAGGTACGACTCGTCTTTCCCTTCTGCGGAATCAGACAGAGCAGGTTGAGCAGCAACTTTCACTAtcatatctccaacttgaaatgggtttgggcattGCACCGTTACTTGATTCTTATATTCCCCGCTCTGAAACAAAACTCTTCCGTTTGCATCAATGGATTCCCCGGTATATGCTTTAAACTTCATATGAAGAATCGATACGGCAATCCCATGCAATAATTCTCATAATCGGTTTGATCATTAAAATCATTTGTGTAATATAATTTCATAACAATTAAATGTACATCAATAGTACCCACTACCCACCAAAGCTTTCTAGATTCAAATCGAAAACCTTAAGAatgattaatcaaatcaatatgccATTCATCTGATAACAAAGTCAAAATCTGTAGTGGAGATGACGACTAGCAATATTTATGTTATCAAAGTTCATTCCCATCAAAGGGGATTAATCATAGGTTGAAAAAGATGATGATGGAATGACAAAAATTGAACGGTTTTTGTAATGATGATGATGGCGTGTAGGCTATCTCATGAGGACCCGTCGGTTTCATATAATTGATTGTTGCGTCCATTTCTATGCCTATTCTTTGAAGCTCCATTACTACTGTGCACTGTTTTCTTAGAGGAATATGGTATAATTTCAGAATTGATTGAATTAGCTGGTGGTCTTAACTATTTTGATGTCAAGGATATTTTGGATATTTCATTTCCCTTTTGAGAAGTCAATCCCTTCGTTGAAATTTTAAttccctcctcaaatccattgTTTCCCTCCTATTAACATGACTCGGATTATGGCGGTGTTCCTCAAGtttcagaaaaacaaaaaagtagGAGAAAAATTTTGTTCGTGCGTATGGTTTGGCAAAAGGATTAGCCAAGATCTTTTGGTTTTATCAAAAAGTTGCGATGAGTCTGTGTTTTAAGTGGCGCAATTTCGTCCGAATCGGCCAAATATATCAAGTTGATACTAATTAACGAGTCAATAACGATTTTCGCTTCCATTTTTGCTCTCCCTAACAAAAATCTAGTAGAAAGACGGAAAGTGTCCTTTGGTATCTGCTGTCACGTGTTAACCCAAGAAGAAAAAATGAGTGCTCCTATTAAGACTGCGCCTCTGTCTTCTTTCCATATTCAAAGTGGTTTTACTTCTAGTTCTAGAATCTAGACTAGTAGTACCTCAAAACATTTCTTGATCTACAAAACTCCGTAGAACTACAGAATTCAGGTACGGAAAATTTATGGTCTGATCAATTATATAATATAAATGCAACCCCTTTACATTCTTTACATTTCATTATTGGTTGGATTTGAATTGATATTAATTTTAGGTCGATTGAAATTGAATTTCACCCAAAGTTTTAGgtacatttgattttttttttatgttttcataTTTAGGATCAACTATTGATATTTTTTGTTACTAGAGATCTGAAATTGTAATCTTATGTTGGACACATCAAATAATATAGGGTTTTCTTAAgattttaaatttttgttttacGAAGATCTCAGATAGTGTTTATTGAAGGAACTACATTTAGTTTGAATACGAAGCTTTAAAATTAGAAATTTGCATATTTTGTTCCCTTAAATTTAAAACACTGTATATATTTTTGTACTTGATTTTGAACTCTGCAAAGCGGGtgttagtttttcttttcttttgacctTTCGTGGATGATGGTGTAAGCTGTAAAGGTTCTATTTTTAGCTAAAATTGTTTCCTGAAACATTTTAATTTGATAAGTTTTATgttatatttgatttttttcttttctagaatgtctTTCATGCCCGAAAGGGTTCAGGTTTTTGGCTTTAGTTTCGACTTCTCTAAATGTCTTTCTTCCATAGTTCTACTCTAGTTTGTATCTGTGATGTCATATTATATTTGTGTTAAGCTTGCTACTACCCATCTTATTTGTTCTTCTAGATAGAAAGCATATCATATTTAAGCATTTGGCATTGAGGCGAATGAATTTGTTTTGGCAGGCTACAAGAGACTGCTGTAAGAACTGTTTGAAGTTTCTGAGGGATGCAGTTCTTTGGAGGCTCTGAGGTCAGTCCATCACCTCCTATACCCAGTGGTGCTGGGAACCGTGCTCACATGATGTACGTGTTTAATAGGAATGGTGTGTGTTTGCTGTATAGAGAGTGGAATAGACCTCTCAGAACCCTTAGTTCCCAACAAGATCACAAGCTCATGTTCGGACTTCTTTTCTCACTAAAATCTTTTACTGCAAAGATGGATCCTTCCAGGTAATGTAGACAAAACCTGCACCATTCGACATTCTTATAACATTCGGCTCAGTTTCTTATTCTATATATATGTTTGTATTTCAGTGTTGAGAAAGGAAACCTTGGGGTGCCTCAATTACCAGGTCAAGGATGTTCATTCCATAGCTTCAGTACAAATTCCTACAAATTAAGTTTGATGGAAACCCCCTCAGGGATAAAGGTATGTTGAGAATTTATACGTCTTTTTTATGCAAAAAGAAAAGAGGAGGATGAGCTTTTGTAATTTAGTCAGATTATTTAATTCGTGCAGATAATATTGGTCACAAATCCAAAAACTGGTGATTTACGGGAATCCCTAAAGCACATTTATAGTTTGTACGTGGAGTATGTTGTCAAGAATCCCCTCTATAGCCCAGGGACTCAAATTAGGTaatttttcaattattttatgattatcttCTTGAATTTGGTAATAGCTGTTATCGTGTTATACTTTTTTGTTGGTACAACCTATGTTGTGAAAGGCACACTAGGCGCACGAGTCGTGCAAGGGCGCCTAGATAATAAAACGCGCTAAGCGCAAAAATgtgtgttattttattttatttctgggCTCCTCGGGCGCGCCTAGGGGCTAGGCTAGGCGAGGCAAAGGGCTTGGTGCCTCGCCTAGCGCCTAACACAACATAGGGTACAGCCATTCTTGATTTTCAGGACTAGTTTAAGATGCTGGACTCAGTGAACTTTTCATTCTAGGAACAACCACAGTTGACTCGAATTGGGCATTTGGCAAATAGTTTTGATTTTCATGCCACCTGTCACTCATCTTAGGAACCATTGTTATGTTATCTGGTTCATTGGCAAATACCAGTCAGGAAAGCATATGGCTCAGGTTATTACCATCGGTTAGTAGTTATAACTTTTAAGAAATACTATTGAGGCCAACTAtattgtgttttttgtttttcgtCTCTTTGATTGAGATGGGAAGCTTCTCTGCCTTCTTCTCCTTCGACAGAAATCTGGATTTGCAACTTAACCCATActtgtggtttttgttttcaggTGTGAGCTTTTTAATACAGCTCTCGATCAATACGTGAAGAATGTGTAGTACATGGAGGTACATATATCATTGATGATCTGCCAGACCAGTACTAAACTTATATCGTTT comes from Papaver somniferum cultivar HN1 chromosome 7, ASM357369v1, whole genome shotgun sequence and encodes:
- the LOC113297898 gene encoding trafficking protein particle complex subunit 1-like translates to MQFFGGSEVSPSPPIPSGAGNRAHMMYVFNRNGVCLLYREWNRPLRTLSSQQDHKLMFGLLFSLKSFTAKMDPSSVEKGNLGVPQLPGQGCSFHSFSTNSYKLSLMETPSGIKIILVTNPKTGDLRESLKHIYSLYVEYVVKNPLYSPGTQIRCELFNTALDQYVKNV